Part of the Candidatus Palauibacter soopunensis genome, GGCCGTATGGGACACGGCCGAGTGGGAACGGATGTTCGGGTTCCTCTTCCTCGGGTTCAAGATCTTCTTCGCGATCGTCGGCAGCTTCACGCTCAGCGTGGGCGGGATCGGGGTCGCGAACATCATGTACATCGTGGTGCGCGAGCGGACGAACGAGATCGGGATCAAGCGCTCGCTCGGCGCCACCCGGCGATCCATCCTGTGGCAGTTCCTCACCGAGAGCATGCTCATCGTCGTCGTGGGCGCGGCGCTCGGCGTCGTCGTCTCCCTCGGAGTCGTGAAGGTCATGTCGCTGGTCCCGATGCAGGAGTTCGTCGGGACGCCGACAATCTCGCTGCAGGTGGCCGGGGTGACCCTTGCGCTCCTCGCGTTCATCGCGATGCTGGCCGGGTTCTTCCCCGCCCGCCGCGCGGCGGCGCTCGACCCCGTCGAATGTCTCCGGGACTGACCCATGTGGAAGATCCTCCTCGAAGAGTTCCTCGGCGACCTGCGGGCCCAGAAGACGCGCGCTTTCCTCACGATCTTCGCCGTGGTGTGGGGGACGATCTCGATCGTCCTCCTGCTCGCCTTCGGGCAGGGGCTTCGAAACCAGTTCTCCGTGGGGCTGCTCAACGCCGGCGAACGCATCTTCATGGTCTACGGCGGCCAGACGAGCATGGAGCACGAGGGGCTGTCGAAGGGACGGCGGATCCGGCTGCGGGAGGAAGATCTCGACCTGCTGTTGCGCGCGGTGCCGGAGTTCGAGATGGGCAGTCCCTCCTACGGCCGGGGCCGGACGCACCTGAAGGTGGAGGAGAGCCAGACGACGACGTACATGGAGGGCGTGAACCCGGTCTTCTCCGAGTTGCGGCGCATGTTCCCCGCCCCCGGCGGCCGGTTCATCAACCAGCGCGACATCGACGAGAAGCGGCGCGTGCTCTTCCTCGGAGACGGGATCGCCGGACGCCTGTTCGGCGACGCGCCGCCGGTGGGGCGCACGGTGACGCTGGACGGGCTTCCGTTCCGCGTCATCGGCGTGATGGAGTCGAAGTTCCAGGACTCGAGCAACAACGGACCGGACGAGGACCGCGCCGTGATCCCGGCCTCCACGTTCCGGAGCATCTACGGCCAGGAGTTCGTGAACCACCTGCTCCTGCGGCCTCGCGACGTGAAGGACGCGGCGGTGGCCAAGCGGGAGTTGTACCGGGTGCTCGGCGGCCGCTACCGGTTCGCCGCGGCGGACGAGCGGGCGCTCGCGATCTGGGACTTCATCGAGGATGAGAAGATCGTGGGCCAGATCGGGCTCGGGATTCAGATTTTCCTCGGACTGGTGGGCGCGTTCACCCTGATCGTGGCCGGAGTCGGAGTCGCGAACATCATGTACGTCGTGGTGCGGGAACGGACGCGGGAGATCGGCGTCAAGCTCGCCGTCGGCGCGCGGAAACGGCACATCGTGAGCCAGTTCCTCTTCGAAGCGATCCTCATCGCCGTCGGCGGGGGTCTCGCGGGGCTCGGCATCGCCGCGCTCCTCGTGACGGGCATCGACGCGCTGCCGATCGATGATCCCGCGCTGCAATACATCGTGAATCCGAAGCTCTCCGCCCCCATCGCCGCTGTGTGCGCGGGGATCCTCATGGCGATCGGCCTGGTGGCCGGCATCCTCCCGGCCCGCAGGGCCGCCCGCCTCGACCCGGTGGAGTCGCTGAGGTACGAATAGACGCCCGTTTTTCCGTTTGCGAACCGTTACGCGGAAGCCCGGTCGTGGTTACATTTGTTCGCAACGCTTCGGAGGGTCGCGGGAGTACCCTTCGGCAGCGATGTGTCCGGCGCTCGCGCCTCAGCCACGAGTCATGCAAAGCACCGATAAACCGCATGCAACGCACCCATGAATCGGAGGATAGCAGATGTCACGCGGAATTCGTCTGAAGGCGCTCTGCGCCGCGCTCTTTGTCCTCTCCGCCGCCGGTCTGGCGGCACAGGAGACCGCGACCGTCACGGGCCGGGTGACCGATGACCTGGGGGCCGGCGTCGCCGGTGCGCAGGTGGTCGTCACGCACGACCTGACCGGGGTTCAGACGGGAGCGCTGTCGGGCGGCGACGGCGCGTACCAGGTGGAGGGCGTTCGTCCCGGCGGGCCGTACACCGTCACGGTGACCCTGATCGGATACGGACGCGAGTCCGAGACCGAAGTCTCGCTGGCGGCCGGCCAGTCGCTGGCGCTGGACTTCAGCCTGAGCCAGGAGGCGATCGCCCTCGATGCCCTCGAGGTCTTCGCCACCCGGGCGCAGGACAGGCAGACGCCGGTGGCGTTCACCAACGTGAGCAAGACGCAGATCCAGAACCAGTTGGGCTCCAGGGACCTTCCGCTGGTGCTGAACGTGACCCCCAGCGTCTACGCGACCCAGCAGGGGGGCGGCGCCGGCGACGCGCGCATCAACGTGCGCGGCTTCAACCAGCGCAACACCGCCGTGATGATCAACGGCGTGCCCGTCAACGACATGGAGAACGGGTGGGTCTACTGGTCCAACTGGGACGGCCTGGGCGATGCCGCGACCAGCATCCAGCTCCAGCGCGGCCTCTCGGCGGTCAACCTGGCCACGCCGTCGATCGGTGGCACGATCAACGTCATCACCGACCCCGCGGCCGAGGGTGCGGGTCTCACGTACAAGCAGGAGTTCGGGCTCGGCAGCCTGAACGACGACGGCGGCTGGGGGCTCGGCGGCAACATGCTGAAGGAGACCGTGGTCGTGAACACGGGTCCCATGGGAGCGTTCGCCGCCACGGGTTCCGTCGTTCGCAAGACCGGGGGCGGGATGTACAGGGGCTTCACGGGAGGCGACGCCACGTGGACCGACGCCTGGGCCTACTACCTGGCCACGTCGTTCCAGGTGAACTCCAACAACCGGCTCGAGGCCTACGCGGTCGGTGCGCCGCAGCGACACGGCCAGAACATCTACAAGCTCAACCTGGCCAGCCTCGACCCGGACTACGCGCGCACGCTCGACGGATTCGACGCCGGGGCGTTCGAAAAGTTCCCCGAGGTGGGCAGGGGCCGGAGCCCCAACGTGGCCCCGGTGAGCAGCAGCTATGGCGGGAGCCAGTACAACAGCACGGGCCCGGACTCGGGACGGAGAGGCCGCTTCAGCGACAGCTTTCTCAACGAGCGCGAGAACTACTTCCACAAGCCGCAGGTCAACCTGAACTGGTACTCCTACTTCGGGGATGGACTGAGCCTGACCACCGTGGGGTATTTCTCCGGCGGCGCCGGAGGAGGTACGGGTACCATCGGGTCGTTGAGATGGAACTTCGATTACGGCCAGCGCATCCCGGACTGGGATGCCACCATCGCGAGGAATCGGGATGAAGCCGACGGATCCCGGGGCATCCTTCGCAACTCGGTGAACAACCAGTCGACCTGGGGCGCCATCTCCAAGCTCCGGAAGACCTTCGACGGGGGCCTGACCACCGAGATCGGCGTCGACTGGCGCACGGCCAACATCGCGCACTACCGGGAGGTGCGCGACCTGCTGGGCGGCACCCATTTCGAGTGCTCCGGCAGAAACCGCTGCACCCCCTCCGACTTCTGGTCCGAAGCGGAGCACAACCGCAATCTCGGCGACAAGATCCACTATCACAACGAGAACACGGTGGACTGGCTGGGCGCCTACGCACAGGCCGAGAAGACCTCCCGCGGGGGGTCACTCTACGGCATGGTCGGATGGGCCCAGAATTCCTACACCTTCGTGGACTTCTTCAAGTCCGACCCTCGCGGCGGAAACCTCCAACTCGAGAGCGGCAATCTCAGGGGCTATCAGATCAAGGGTGGCGCGGTTCGCAATCTCAGCGCCGAGTGGTCCGTGTTCGGGAACGCGGGCGTCGTTTCCAAGGTGCCGATCTTCGACGGCGTGATCGACGACAACAACGGCACGCTTCACGACGATCCGCAGAACGAGGATTTCCTCTCGTTCGAGGTGGGAACACAGTTTCGTTCCACCACCCGCCAGGTCTCGCTGGACGTCAACCTCTACCACACCACCTGGAAGAATCGGACCCAGAGGGGCTTCGTCCGGGACCTGGGCGGCATCGAGGGCGTGGATGGGCTGGTGACCCTGCTGGGGGTGGACGCGCGGCACATGGGCATCGAAGCCGAGGGGGCCTGGCAGCCGAGCAACTTCGTGCGCTTCGACGGCGCGCTCTCGGTCGGCAACTGGACGTATCTGGAGGACGCCACCGGCTTCTACCGCGCCGACGACCGAACCACCGAGTCGGTGTACGTCGACTTCTACATCGAAGGCCTCAAGGTGGCCGACGCGCCTCAGCGGCAACTGGCCCTCAGCGCGTCGGTCTATCCGTCGGACGGCGCCCACGTGTCGCTGGTGGGCAAGTTCTTCGGCAACCACTACGCGGCGTTCAATCACCTGAACCGCAGCGATCCGGCCGAGAGGGGCATCCAGTCCTGGCAGCCCCCGGGCTATTCGGTCCTCGACCTGCACCTCTCGTATGCGCTCGGCGACATCATCCCGATCGCCGGTGGGGCGGGCGTGCGCGTCTTCGCCAACGTGTACAACCTCCTCGACGCGACCTACATCCAGGATGCCACCGACGCCTCGCAGTTCAACAGCTACTTCGAGGACGGCGACGTTCACGATGCGGACTCGGCCGAGGTCTTCCTCGGCTATCCGCGGAACCTGAACGTGGGGTTCCAGGTCACCTTCTAGGGGAGGCGATCCGGGATACCCACGGATTCCGGGAACGGCATCGCGGAAACAAACGGCCCCGCTGGCGGATGCCGGCGGGGCCGATCGCTATGGGGGGCGGTCCCGCCGTCGGGATCAGTCCTCGGCCAGGTAGCGCCCCGCCATCTCCACGAGGTCGGAAGCGCCCAGGAAGGTCGGCACGCGGTGGTGCAGGCCCTCGGGCTCGATGTCGAGGATGCGCCGCCGGCCATCGGTGGCCCGGCCGCCCGCCTGCTCGCAGATCATGGCCATCGGGGCGACCTCGTACAGCAGGCGCAGCTTCCCCTCCGGCTTGGCGACGGTCCCCGGGTACATGAAGATCCCGCCGCGCAGGAGCGTGCGGTGGAAGTCCGCGACCATGGACCCGACATAGCGCGCCGAAAATGACGGCGCGTCGGGGGGAGGCTGCCGGAGGCGCTCCACGAGCCGCTGCTGACCCGGCGTCCACTTGTCGAAATAGGCTTCGTTGATGCTGTAGATGTTCTTGCCGGGCGAGGGGATGCGCAGGTTCCGGTACGAGAGGAGGAACTCGCCGATCCCGGGGTCGAGCGTGAAGCCGTGGACGCCCGCCCCGGTCGTGAAGACGAGCATGGTGGAGGAGCCGTAGAGGACGTAGCCCGCCGCGACCTGTTCGGATCCCGGCTGAAGCAGGTCGCGCCTCCGCACCTTGGTCCCGTCGCTCCGCTTGCGGTAGACGGAGAAGATGGTCCCCACGGAGATGTTCACGTCGATGTTCGAACTTCCGTCGAGCGGGTCGAACGCGATGATGTACGGTCCGGGGTCGCGCGATTCGGGGACATGGACGAACCCCTCCTCTTCCTCGGACACCATGCCGCTCAGGCTGCCGCAGCGCCGCAACAGGTTCAGCAGGACGTCGTTCGCGTAGTCGTCCAGCTTCTGCACTTCCTCGCCGTGCACGTTCGTGCTCCCGATCACGCCGAGGATGTCGATGAGGCCGGCGCGGTTCACGGCTGCGGAGATGACCTTCGCGGCGAGGCTGATCTGGAGCAGGATGTCGGTGAGCGCGCCCGTGGCCTGAGGGTATTCGCGCTCCTGTTCGGCGATGAAGTGCTCTACGGTGACGATGGATCCGGTCAAGGTGGCTCCGCGGAAGTCGGGGGGTGGGCCAGCAGTCGCGGGGCTTTTGCCACGGACGGCTAGAGCTTACGGAGGGGCGGTTTTTCGCGTCAAGGCGCGTCCGCGATCCTCCAGCCGCGTGCGTCGATCTCGACGCACAGGGGGCCGTCGAGATCCGTCCGCCACACCCGCGGCACCCGGGCGGAGTCGAGTCGCGCCAGCGTCACGGCGTGCGGGTGTCCGTGCCGGTTCCGAATCCCTGCCGAAATCACCGCGATGTCCGGTTGCGTCGCCTCCAGCCATTCAAGGGAACTGGAGGTCCGGCTGCCGTGGTGGCCGAGCTTGAGGAGGTCCGTCTCCGGTCCGCGCGGCGCAAGGCGTTCCAGGATCTCGCGCTCCACCTCGATGCCGGCGTCGCCGGTGTTCACGTAGCGGAAGTCGCCGACTGTGAGACGGAAGGAGAGGGAGCCCTCGTTCGCGTCCGAGCCGGCCGGGCCCTCAGGCCAGAGAATCTCGAGTTCGACATCGTCGATGCGGAGGCGGTCGCCGGCGCGCGGCGCGTGCCAGGAGGCGCCTTCCTCCTGAAGCCGTTCGAGGAAGGCGAGGTAGGAGGCGCTGGGTTCCGGGACGCCGGGATCGAACACCCGGCGGACCCGGAGGGCCTCGAACACCGCCGCGGCGCCGCCGTAGTGGTCGAGGTGGGGATGGGAGATGGCGAGCAGCTCCACGGTGCGGGCGCCCTTGCCGCGCAGGAAAGGCACGACGACGCGGTCTCCCGCGTCGGCCATCGGCGGGCCGGATGCCGTGCCGGCCGTTCGGAAAGCCGAGCCCGGGCCCGCGTCGAAGACGAGCCATCGGCCGGCGCCGGTCCGCACGACGGCGGCGTCGCCCTGCCCCACGGCGAGCGTGCAGACGAGCGCCGTGTCACGGTGGAGGCCGGCCCGGAGCGGGGGCCAGGCGACCGCGAGTGCGAGCACGGCGCCGACCGAGAGGACGCCGAGGCCGCGTCGGGCGCGCCTCCGATCGAGGGCGAGGGCGACGAGCGCGGCCGCGACCGCCCACGCGCGGGGGCCGAGTCCGGGGCCCGTCCAGCTCAGAGGGAGCCCCGCGAAGAAGGCCGCGATGGCCGCGAGGCCCGCGAGCGCGACGTCCGCGGCACCGGCGAACAGGACCCAGAGACCCCACGGCAGGACCAGCGTGAGCGCGAGCGCGGGAAGCGCGAGACTCACGACCCCGCCCGCCACCACGCTCGCCGGGATCGAGGCGACGACGATGCGGTCGAAGTGGAAGGCCGCGATGGGCGCGGTAACGAGGAAGGCGCCGCAACTCACGGCAAGCGCCCGCCCGATCCCGCGCAGGTGTCGGGAGGGCAAACGCGGCAACGGCGCGCGGCCCCCGAGCACGACGCCCGTGAAACCGGCGAACGAGAGCTGAAAGCCCACGTCCGTCACGATGAGCGGGTCGGCCAGGATGGCGAGCGTCGCCGCGAGCGCCGCAAGGTCGCTGAGGCGGGCGGGGCGCGCCCGGCGGAAAGCGAGCGCCCAGCCCCAGAACATCAGCGCCGCCCGCACGGCCGAGGGCGGCGCGCCGATGAGGCACACGTACGCGCTCGTGCAGCAGGCGGCGTAGAGCAGCCGGCGCGGACCGCGCACGCGAAGGCCGATGAGCCAGGCAAGCGAAGCCCCGATCAGGCCGACGTGGAGCCCGGAGATCGCGAGCAGGTGGATGATCCCGGCCCCGACGAACGCCTCTCTCGTCGCAGGGTCGAGCGTGCTGCGGTCGGCGAGCAGCAGGGCCTTGCCGATCGCCCGGTGTTCGGGGGCGAGCCGGGCATCGAGCCGGGCGAGCAGCCCGGCGCGCCATTCGATGATCCGGCGGCCGAGACCGCGCGGGCCCACGGCGTTCGCCGGCACACCCAGCGGCTCCAGCGTCGCGCCGCCGATCCAGCCCACCGTGGCGGGCGGACGGGGCAGCCGCGGCCGTCCCGCTTCCGGGTCCGTCCCGCCCGCCGCGCGCCATGTGCCCCGGGCAAGCACCGCCGCGCCCGCCTCTCGCCCCGCTCCGGGCCGCACAAAGGCGCGCACCGCGTCCAGGCGGCAGATCCGCCCCCCCGAGACGATGTGGACGTCGCGGATCGACACCCGGACCGGGCCGGCGCCCCCGCCCGCCTGCCGCTCCGGCACCGGGTCGCCGAGCGTGCCGACCGCCGCGACCGGCGCGCCCACCTCCAGCGTGGTCACGCAGGCCCCCCGCGCCGCCGCGCCGCTCGGCAGACCCGCGAGCAACCCGGCCACGGCGGCGAGTGCGACGGAGAGGCCGACCGTCGCGCGTGGCGGGACGCCGCCGGCTCGGACGGAGCGGGCCCGGCCGCGGACCCGCAGGGCGGCCCGGCCGACGATCACGCAAACGAGTCCCGCCGCGATCGCCGCGGGAGCGTGGAGAGCGACGGCGTCGGCAGGGGCGAGTGCGAGCCCGGCCACATCCCCGGCGGCGAGCGCGAGGGCCGTCAGAAGCAGGGGCGACAGGGAGCGGGACGTCGATCAGCCTCCGGGCGCAGAGTACAACCCCTACGCTCGGAGAGGGCATCAACCGTCCGTCAAAGGAGGGGACTCGGCTCCGATCGTTCCGACGGGCTCGAGGGCCCGGGCGGGGCCGGGGGTTCCGACGCGGCCGGGGACTCCGACGCGGCCGGCGGCTCGAACGCGAGGCGCGCCGACGCCGCCCGGCTGGCCAGGCGCCGGGCCCGCAGCTCGGCCCGCCACGCGAGCAGGCCCGAGAGGCCCATCCCCCCGAGGATGCAGGCGAAGACGACGAGGGGGAGCGGGGCGCGGATGCGGAGGAAAGGCAGCACGACGTTTACGAGTTCACTCCCGTTCCTCACCGAAAACCAGAACGCCGCGAGGATGACGACGACGAAGGCGAGGAGCCGCATCACGAAACGCATCAGCATGGCTGTCCCATGAAGGTCGCGCCCGTCGTCCCCGTCAGCCGCACCTGCGCGTACGTACCGATCCGGCAGGGGTCTCCGGGGAAGGCGACGACCTTGTTCTGCTCCGTCCTGCCGAGCACATCGCCCTGCGAGCGCGCGGAGCGCTCGATCAGGACTTCGCGCCGCGAACCCACCTCCGACTCGTTGATCTCGCGCTGGATCGCGCGATGCTCGCCGATCAGTCGTTCCAGCCGCTCCGAACCCACTTCGTCCGGCACGAAATCCGCGTCCGGGAAGCGCGTAGCCGGCGTCCCTTCCCGCAGCGAGTATTTGTACAGATAGGCATCGTCGAACCGCACGTCCCGCATCAGGTCCAGCGTGGCCTCGAAATCCGCCTCCATCTCCCCCGGGAAACCCACGATCACGTCCGTGGAGAGCGCGATGCCGGGTACCTCGCGGCGCGCGGCGTCGACCTTCTCGAGGAATCCCTCGCTCGTGTAGCGCCGGACCATGCGCTTGAGAATGCGATCGGAGCCCGATTGCACGGGCAGGTGGAGCTGGCGGCAGACCGTCGGCTCCCCCGCCATCACGTCGAGCAGTTCGGGCGTCACATCGTTGGGATGGGGAGAGGTGAATCGCACGCGGCGGATGCCGTCCACGCGGCTTACGGCCCGCAGCAGCGTCGCGAAGTTCCAGTCTCCGGACTCGTACGAGTTCACGGTCTGCCCGAGGAGCACGACTTCGGTGAACCCCTCCTCCACGGCGCGCCGGGTCTCGGCGAGGACCGCCTCGGGCGTCCG contains:
- a CDS encoding ABC transporter permease, yielding MWKILLEEFLGDLRAQKTRAFLTIFAVVWGTISIVLLLAFGQGLRNQFSVGLLNAGERIFMVYGGQTSMEHEGLSKGRRIRLREEDLDLLLRAVPEFEMGSPSYGRGRTHLKVEESQTTTYMEGVNPVFSELRRMFPAPGGRFINQRDIDEKRRVLFLGDGIAGRLFGDAPPVGRTVTLDGLPFRVIGVMESKFQDSSNNGPDEDRAVIPASTFRSIYGQEFVNHLLLRPRDVKDAAVAKRELYRVLGGRYRFAAADERALAIWDFIEDEKIVGQIGLGIQIFLGLVGAFTLIVAGVGVANIMYVVVRERTREIGVKLAVGARKRHIVSQFLFEAILIAVGGGLAGLGIAALLVTGIDALPIDDPALQYIVNPKLSAPIAAVCAGILMAIGLVAGILPARRAARLDPVESLRYE
- a CDS encoding carboxypeptidase regulatory-like domain-containing protein, producing the protein MSRGIRLKALCAALFVLSAAGLAAQETATVTGRVTDDLGAGVAGAQVVVTHDLTGVQTGALSGGDGAYQVEGVRPGGPYTVTVTLIGYGRESETEVSLAAGQSLALDFSLSQEAIALDALEVFATRAQDRQTPVAFTNVSKTQIQNQLGSRDLPLVLNVTPSVYATQQGGGAGDARINVRGFNQRNTAVMINGVPVNDMENGWVYWSNWDGLGDAATSIQLQRGLSAVNLATPSIGGTINVITDPAAEGAGLTYKQEFGLGSLNDDGGWGLGGNMLKETVVVNTGPMGAFAATGSVVRKTGGGMYRGFTGGDATWTDAWAYYLATSFQVNSNNRLEAYAVGAPQRHGQNIYKLNLASLDPDYARTLDGFDAGAFEKFPEVGRGRSPNVAPVSSSYGGSQYNSTGPDSGRRGRFSDSFLNERENYFHKPQVNLNWYSYFGDGLSLTTVGYFSGGAGGGTGTIGSLRWNFDYGQRIPDWDATIARNRDEADGSRGILRNSVNNQSTWGAISKLRKTFDGGLTTEIGVDWRTANIAHYREVRDLLGGTHFECSGRNRCTPSDFWSEAEHNRNLGDKIHYHNENTVDWLGAYAQAEKTSRGGSLYGMVGWAQNSYTFVDFFKSDPRGGNLQLESGNLRGYQIKGGAVRNLSAEWSVFGNAGVVSKVPIFDGVIDDNNGTLHDDPQNEDFLSFEVGTQFRSTTRQVSLDVNLYHTTWKNRTQRGFVRDLGGIEGVDGLVTLLGVDARHMGIEAEGAWQPSNFVRFDGALSVGNWTYLEDATGFYRADDRTTESVYVDFYIEGLKVADAPQRQLALSASVYPSDGAHVSLVGKFFGNHYAAFNHLNRSDPAERGIQSWQPPGYSVLDLHLSYALGDIIPIAGGAGVRVFANVYNLLDATYIQDATDASQFNSYFEDGDVHDADSAEVFLGYPRNLNVGFQVTF
- the fbp gene encoding class 1 fructose-bisphosphatase is translated as MTGSIVTVEHFIAEQEREYPQATGALTDILLQISLAAKVISAAVNRAGLIDILGVIGSTNVHGEEVQKLDDYANDVLLNLLRRCGSLSGMVSEEEEGFVHVPESRDPGPYIIAFDPLDGSSNIDVNISVGTIFSVYRKRSDGTKVRRRDLLQPGSEQVAAGYVLYGSSTMLVFTTGAGVHGFTLDPGIGEFLLSYRNLRIPSPGKNIYSINEAYFDKWTPGQQRLVERLRQPPPDAPSFSARYVGSMVADFHRTLLRGGIFMYPGTVAKPEGKLRLLYEVAPMAMICEQAGGRATDGRRRILDIEPEGLHHRVPTFLGASDLVEMAGRYLAED
- a CDS encoding DNA internalization-related competence protein ComEC/Rec2, with translation MAGLALAPADAVALHAPAAIAAGLVCVIVGRAALRVRGRARSVRAGGVPPRATVGLSVALAAVAGLLAGLPSGAAARGACVTTLEVGAPVAAVGTLGDPVPERQAGGGAGPVRVSIRDVHIVSGGRICRLDAVRAFVRPGAGREAGAAVLARGTWRAAGGTDPEAGRPRLPRPPATVGWIGGATLEPLGVPANAVGPRGLGRRIIEWRAGLLARLDARLAPEHRAIGKALLLADRSTLDPATREAFVGAGIIHLLAISGLHVGLIGASLAWLIGLRVRGPRRLLYAACCTSAYVCLIGAPPSAVRAALMFWGWALAFRRARPARLSDLAALAATLAILADPLIVTDVGFQLSFAGFTGVVLGGRAPLPRLPSRHLRGIGRALAVSCGAFLVTAPIAAFHFDRIVVASIPASVVAGGVVSLALPALALTLVLPWGLWVLFAGAADVALAGLAAIAAFFAGLPLSWTGPGLGPRAWAVAAALVALALDRRRARRGLGVLSVGAVLALAVAWPPLRAGLHRDTALVCTLAVGQGDAAVVRTGAGRWLVFDAGPGSAFRTAGTASGPPMADAGDRVVVPFLRGKGARTVELLAISHPHLDHYGGAAAVFEALRVRRVFDPGVPEPSASYLAFLERLQEEGASWHAPRAGDRLRIDDVELEILWPEGPAGSDANEGSLSFRLTVGDFRYVNTGDAGIEVEREILERLAPRGPETDLLKLGHHGSRTSSSLEWLEATQPDIAVISAGIRNRHGHPHAVTLARLDSARVPRVWRTDLDGPLCVEIDARGWRIADAP
- the miaB gene encoding tRNA (N6-isopentenyl adenosine(37)-C2)-methylthiotransferase MiaB — its product is MERPKLVTLKAPAADRPRDPRPLGRRVYIETYGCQMNINDTELMEGLLVDEGFVSVDAPERADVILVNTCAIREHAEQRVRGRIGELQRHRKRHSGLVLGVTGCMAQRLGPRLIEEAAGVDVVAGPDAYRALPELIGSIRANAIERGQTLLGLDAEENYEGVDSVRREGVSAWITVQRGCDHRCTFCIVPYVRGPEKNRTPEAVLAETRRAVEEGFTEVVLLGQTVNSYESGDWNFATLLRAVSRVDGIRRVRFTSPHPNDVTPELLDVMAGEPTVCRQLHLPVQSGSDRILKRMVRRYTSEGFLEKVDAARREVPGIALSTDVIVGFPGEMEADFEATLDLMRDVRFDDAYLYKYSLREGTPATRFPDADFVPDEVGSERLERLIGEHRAIQREINESEVGSRREVLIERSARSQGDVLGRTEQNKVVAFPGDPCRIGTYAQVRLTGTTGATFMGQPC